In a genomic window of Helianthus annuus cultivar XRQ/B chromosome 10, HanXRQr2.0-SUNRISE, whole genome shotgun sequence:
- the LOC110885699 gene encoding mediator of DNA damage checkpoint protein 1 isoform X1 gives MGRPPSNGGPSFRFTQAEIAEMEAILQAHKTAMPERQVLVSLAEKFSKSEERAGKIEVQMKQVWNWFQNRRYAIRAKAAKAPGNLNATQMVHDSSMVKGVPQVTQVTQPHAAAAAAASVNVRSFPQAPQHPTVPSASVRTFPQAPQQPPVFSVQSAGRVADNSQMEFEAKSARDGAWYDVSTFISHRSLETGDPEVFVRFAGFGAEEDEWVNVRKNVRQRSLPCEASECVAVLPADLILCFQEGKEQALYFDAHVLDAQRRRHDVRGCRCRFLVRYDHDQSEEIVALRKICRRPETDYRLQQLHAVNESIAANQNKNGANNNNHTVSTLRVYPPAEVQPKQHKVEPVAVPSPSPPEAPQKRQRLDSTVAPEGSQPQFKAEPVVANVPQNQQTVQPAVPVVPARSDEVPVVPARSDEVPVELQKVQPLTSNPIIEVEPRNVAADVPSLSEPKPELRAEEQISEAVGPVIPPSAGALLEEKTELAEPQKEPVVSGASVEVPAELLDVQPDVPDQPHTSALETKLEDPVLFVSVDEPNVVEEVIETKTEDVVPVSSGDPNVVQEAMESKTEEAVVLVSGNNPNVVQEAKTYESVVPIESNVVQEAIETKSEEPVVPVVSNVAQEVTTEEPVVPVDPHVAQEATTEEPVVPVESNVAQEATTEQPVVPDDSNLATTTEESVMLVDSNVAQEPTTEEPMVPVDSNVVHEATTEEPVVPVDTNVAQEAKTEEPVVPVDPNVVQEAKTEEPVMPVDPNVVQEAKTEEPVVPVNDPTAGIETEIEQRKVSEMEIDEEKAGDNAVENMDVTQENAAVAMEEG, from the exons ATGGGCAGACCACCAAGTAACGGAGGCCCATCTTTCCGTTTTACTCAGGCTGAG ATTGCGGAAATGGAAGCCATCTTGCAAGCACACAAAACAGCAATGCCCGAACGTCAAGTTCTTGTTTCTCTAGCTGAAAAATTCAG TAAATCTGAAGAACGGGCGGGAAAGATTGAAGTTCAAATGAAACAAGTGTGGAATTGGTTTCAAAATAGACGATACGCCATCAGAGCTAAAGCAGCTAAAGCACCGGGAAACTTAAATGCTACACAAATGGTTCATGATTCATCTATGGTAAAAGGTGTACCTCAGGTTACTCAGGTTACACAACCgcatgctgctgctgctgctgctgcttcaG TTAATGTTAGATCTTTTCCTCAAGCACCACAACATCCAACTGTTCCTTCAG CTTCGGTTAGAACGTTCCCGCAAGCACCCCAACAACCACCCGTTTTTTCAGTTCAAAGTGCAGGAAGGGTGGCAGATAATTCACAGATGGAATTTGAAGCTAAGTCTGCTAGGGATGGTGCATG GTATGATGTTTCAACCTTTATATCACATAGGTCTCTTGAGACGGGTGATCCG GAAGTTTTTGTTCGATTTGCGGGTTTTGGAGCCGAAGAGGATGAATGGGTAAATGTTCGAAAGAACGTGAGACAAAGATCTCTTCCATGTGAAGCATCTGAATGTGTAGCTGTTCTTCCTGCTGATCTCATACTTTGTTTTCAG GAAGGAAAAGAGCAGGCTCTGTACTTTGATGCACATGTTCTAGATGCTCAAAGAAGGCGACACGATGTGCGAGGTTGTCGTTGTAGGTTTTTGGTGCGTTATGATCATGACCAATCTGAG gaAATTGTGGCGTTGAGGAAGATTTGTCGTAGACCTGAAACTGATTACAGGTTGCAGCAACTTCATGCTGTGAACGAGTCTATTGCTGCAAACCAGAACAAAAACGGtgctaataataataatcatacgGTCAGCACTTTGAGAGTCTATCCTCCAGCCGAAGTACAACCAAAGCAACATAAAGTGGAACCAGTGGCTGTACCTTCACCGTCGCCACCCGAAGCACCACAAAAACGCCAGAGGCTAGATTCAACGGTTGCACCAGAAGGATCACAACCGCAGTTTAAAGCAGAACCTGTGGTGGCTAATGTACCACAAAATCAGCAAACAGTACAACCTGCAGTACCTGTAGTTCCTGCACGTTCAGATGAAGTACCTGTGGTTCCTGCACGTTCAGATGAAGTACCAGTTGAGTTGCAAAAAGTACAACCCTTGACATCTAATCCTATAATCGAAGTTGAGCCACGTAACGTAGCAGCCGATGTACCTTCTTTAAGTGAACCAAAACCGGAACTGCGAGCAGAAGAGCAGATATCTGAAGCAGTGGGCCCCGTCATTCCTCCATCAGCTGGAGCATTGCTAGAAGAGAAAACCGAGTTAGCTGAGCCACAGAAAGAACCGGTGGTTTCTGGCGCTTCAGTCGAAGTACCAGCGGAATTGCTTGATGTACAACCTGATGTACCTGATCAACCTCATACAAGCGCACTAGAGACTAAATTGGAGGACCCTGTGTTGTTTGTTTCTGTTGATGAACCTAATGTGGTTGAGGAGGTAATTGAGACCAAAACCGAGGATGTGGTGCCTGTTTCTAGTGGTGACCCTAATGTGGTTCAGGAGGCAATGGAGAGTAAAACAGAGGAAGCGGTGGTGCTTGTTTCTGGTAACAATCCTAATGTGGTTCAGGAGGCTAAAACATATGAATCTGTGGTGCCTATTGAATCTAATGTGGTTCAGGAGGCAATAGAGACTAAATCAGAGGAACCTGTGGTGCCTGTTGTGTCTAATGTGGCTCAGGAGGTTACAACAGAGGAACCTGTGGTTCCTGTTGACCCTCATGTGGCTCAGGAGGCTACAACCGAGGAGCCTGTGGTGCCTGTTGAGTCTAATGTGGCACAGGAGGCTACAACCGAGCAACCTGTGGTGCCTGATGACTCTAATTTGGCTACTACAACCGAGGAATCTGTGATGCTTGTTGACTCTAATGTGGCTCAGGAGCCTACAACCGAGGAACCTATGGTGCCTGTTGACTCTAATGTGGTTCATGAGGCTACAACTGAGGAGCCTGTGGTGCCTGTTGACACTAATGTGGCTCAGGAGGCTAAAACCGAGGAACCTGTGGTGCCTGTTGACCCTAATGTGGTTCAGGAGGCTAAAACCGAGGAACCTGTGATGCCTGTTGACCCTAATGTGGTTCAGGAGGCTAAAACCGAGGAACCTGTGGTGCCGGTAAATGATCCTACAGCTGGGATTGAAACTGAAATAGAGCAGCGAAAAGTTTCAGAGATGGAGATTGATGAGGAGAAGGCGGGTGATAATGCGGTAGAAAACATGGACGTGACACAAGAAAATGCTGCTGTAGCTATGGAAGAAGGATAG
- the LOC110885699 gene encoding mediator of DNA damage checkpoint protein 1 isoform X3, translating to MGRPPSNGGPSFRFTQAEIAEMEAILQAHKTAMPERQVLVSLAEKFSKSEERAGKIEVQMKQVWNWFQNRRYAIRAKAAKAPGNLNATQMVHDSSMVKGVPQVTQVTQPHAAAAAAASVNVRSFPQAPQHPTVPSASVRTFPQAPQQPPVFSVQSAGRVADNSQMEFEAKSARDGAWYDVSTFISHRSLETGDPEVFVRFAGFGAEEDEWVNVRKNVRQRSLPCEASECVAVLPADLILCFQEGKEQALYFDAHVLDAQRRRHDVRGCRCRFLVRYDHDQSEEIVALRKICRRPETDYRLQQLHAVNESIAANQNKNGANNNNHTVSTLRVYPPAEVQPKQHKVEPVAVPSPSPPEAPQKRQRLDSTVAPEGSQPQFKAEPVVANVPQNQQTVQPAVPVVPARSDEVPVVPARSDEVPVELQKVQPLTSNPIIEVEPRNVAADVPSLSEPKPELRAEEQISEAVGPVIPPSAGALLEEKTELAEPQKEPVVSGASVEVPAELLDVQPDVPDQPHTSALETKLEDPVLFVSVDEPNVVEEVIETKTEDVVPVSSGDPNVVQEAMESKTEEAVVLVSGNNPNVVQEAIETKSEEPVVPVVSNVAQEVTTEEPVVPVDPHVAQEATTEEPVVPVESNVAQEATTEQPVVPDDSNLATTTEESVMLVDSNVAQEPTTEEPMVPVDSNVVHEATTEEPVVPVDTNVAQEAKTEEPVVPVDPNVVQEAKTEEPVMPVDPNVVQEAKTEEPVVPVNDPTAGIETEIEQRKVSEMEIDEEKAGDNAVENMDVTQENAAVAMEEG from the exons ATGGGCAGACCACCAAGTAACGGAGGCCCATCTTTCCGTTTTACTCAGGCTGAG ATTGCGGAAATGGAAGCCATCTTGCAAGCACACAAAACAGCAATGCCCGAACGTCAAGTTCTTGTTTCTCTAGCTGAAAAATTCAG TAAATCTGAAGAACGGGCGGGAAAGATTGAAGTTCAAATGAAACAAGTGTGGAATTGGTTTCAAAATAGACGATACGCCATCAGAGCTAAAGCAGCTAAAGCACCGGGAAACTTAAATGCTACACAAATGGTTCATGATTCATCTATGGTAAAAGGTGTACCTCAGGTTACTCAGGTTACACAACCgcatgctgctgctgctgctgctgcttcaG TTAATGTTAGATCTTTTCCTCAAGCACCACAACATCCAACTGTTCCTTCAG CTTCGGTTAGAACGTTCCCGCAAGCACCCCAACAACCACCCGTTTTTTCAGTTCAAAGTGCAGGAAGGGTGGCAGATAATTCACAGATGGAATTTGAAGCTAAGTCTGCTAGGGATGGTGCATG GTATGATGTTTCAACCTTTATATCACATAGGTCTCTTGAGACGGGTGATCCG GAAGTTTTTGTTCGATTTGCGGGTTTTGGAGCCGAAGAGGATGAATGGGTAAATGTTCGAAAGAACGTGAGACAAAGATCTCTTCCATGTGAAGCATCTGAATGTGTAGCTGTTCTTCCTGCTGATCTCATACTTTGTTTTCAG GAAGGAAAAGAGCAGGCTCTGTACTTTGATGCACATGTTCTAGATGCTCAAAGAAGGCGACACGATGTGCGAGGTTGTCGTTGTAGGTTTTTGGTGCGTTATGATCATGACCAATCTGAG gaAATTGTGGCGTTGAGGAAGATTTGTCGTAGACCTGAAACTGATTACAGGTTGCAGCAACTTCATGCTGTGAACGAGTCTATTGCTGCAAACCAGAACAAAAACGGtgctaataataataatcatacgGTCAGCACTTTGAGAGTCTATCCTCCAGCCGAAGTACAACCAAAGCAACATAAAGTGGAACCAGTGGCTGTACCTTCACCGTCGCCACCCGAAGCACCACAAAAACGCCAGAGGCTAGATTCAACGGTTGCACCAGAAGGATCACAACCGCAGTTTAAAGCAGAACCTGTGGTGGCTAATGTACCACAAAATCAGCAAACAGTACAACCTGCAGTACCTGTAGTTCCTGCACGTTCAGATGAAGTACCTGTGGTTCCTGCACGTTCAGATGAAGTACCAGTTGAGTTGCAAAAAGTACAACCCTTGACATCTAATCCTATAATCGAAGTTGAGCCACGTAACGTAGCAGCCGATGTACCTTCTTTAAGTGAACCAAAACCGGAACTGCGAGCAGAAGAGCAGATATCTGAAGCAGTGGGCCCCGTCATTCCTCCATCAGCTGGAGCATTGCTAGAAGAGAAAACCGAGTTAGCTGAGCCACAGAAAGAACCGGTGGTTTCTGGCGCTTCAGTCGAAGTACCAGCGGAATTGCTTGATGTACAACCTGATGTACCTGATCAACCTCATACAAGCGCACTAGAGACTAAATTGGAGGACCCTGTGTTGTTTGTTTCTGTTGATGAACCTAATGTGGTTGAGGAGGTAATTGAGACCAAAACCGAGGATGTGGTGCCTGTTTCTAGTGGTGACCCTAATGTGGTTCAGGAGGCAATGGAGAGTAAAACAGAGGAAGCGGTGGTGCTTGTTTCTGGTAACAATCCTAATGTGGTTCAGGAG GCAATAGAGACTAAATCAGAGGAACCTGTGGTGCCTGTTGTGTCTAATGTGGCTCAGGAGGTTACAACAGAGGAACCTGTGGTTCCTGTTGACCCTCATGTGGCTCAGGAGGCTACAACCGAGGAGCCTGTGGTGCCTGTTGAGTCTAATGTGGCACAGGAGGCTACAACCGAGCAACCTGTGGTGCCTGATGACTCTAATTTGGCTACTACAACCGAGGAATCTGTGATGCTTGTTGACTCTAATGTGGCTCAGGAGCCTACAACCGAGGAACCTATGGTGCCTGTTGACTCTAATGTGGTTCATGAGGCTACAACTGAGGAGCCTGTGGTGCCTGTTGACACTAATGTGGCTCAGGAGGCTAAAACCGAGGAACCTGTGGTGCCTGTTGACCCTAATGTGGTTCAGGAGGCTAAAACCGAGGAACCTGTGATGCCTGTTGACCCTAATGTGGTTCAGGAGGCTAAAACCGAGGAACCTGTGGTGCCGGTAAATGATCCTACAGCTGGGATTGAAACTGAAATAGAGCAGCGAAAAGTTTCAGAGATGGAGATTGATGAGGAGAAGGCGGGTGATAATGCGGTAGAAAACATGGACGTGACACAAGAAAATGCTGCTGTAGCTATGGAAGAAGGATAG
- the LOC110885699 gene encoding mediator of DNA damage checkpoint protein 1 isoform X2, with protein MGRPPSNGGPSFRFTQAEIAEMEAILQAHKTAMPERQVLVSLAEKFSKSEERAGKIEVQMKQVWNWFQNRRYAIRAKAAKAPGNLNATQMVHDSSMVKGVPQVTQVTQPHAAAAAAASVNVRSFPQAPQHPTVPSASVRTFPQAPQQPPVFSVQSAGRVADNSQMEFEAKSARDGAWYDVSTFISHRSLETGDPEVFVRFAGFGAEEDEWVNVRKNVRQRSLPCEASECVAVLPADLILCFQEGKEQALYFDAHVLDAQRRRHDVRGCRCRFLVRYDHDQSEEIVALRKICRRPETDYRLQQLHAVNESIAANQNKNGANNNNHTVSTLRVYPPAEVQPKQHKVEPVAVPSPSPPEAPQKRQRLDSTVAPEGSQPQFKAEPVVANVPQNQQTVQPAVPVVPARSDEVPVELQKVQPLTSNPIIEVEPRNVAADVPSLSEPKPELRAEEQISEAVGPVIPPSAGALLEEKTELAEPQKEPVVSGASVEVPAELLDVQPDVPDQPHTSALETKLEDPVLFVSVDEPNVVEEVIETKTEDVVPVSSGDPNVVQEAMESKTEEAVVLVSGNNPNVVQEAKTYESVVPIESNVVQEAIETKSEEPVVPVVSNVAQEVTTEEPVVPVDPHVAQEATTEEPVVPVESNVAQEATTEQPVVPDDSNLATTTEESVMLVDSNVAQEPTTEEPMVPVDSNVVHEATTEEPVVPVDTNVAQEAKTEEPVVPVDPNVVQEAKTEEPVMPVDPNVVQEAKTEEPVVPVNDPTAGIETEIEQRKVSEMEIDEEKAGDNAVENMDVTQENAAVAMEEG; from the exons ATGGGCAGACCACCAAGTAACGGAGGCCCATCTTTCCGTTTTACTCAGGCTGAG ATTGCGGAAATGGAAGCCATCTTGCAAGCACACAAAACAGCAATGCCCGAACGTCAAGTTCTTGTTTCTCTAGCTGAAAAATTCAG TAAATCTGAAGAACGGGCGGGAAAGATTGAAGTTCAAATGAAACAAGTGTGGAATTGGTTTCAAAATAGACGATACGCCATCAGAGCTAAAGCAGCTAAAGCACCGGGAAACTTAAATGCTACACAAATGGTTCATGATTCATCTATGGTAAAAGGTGTACCTCAGGTTACTCAGGTTACACAACCgcatgctgctgctgctgctgctgcttcaG TTAATGTTAGATCTTTTCCTCAAGCACCACAACATCCAACTGTTCCTTCAG CTTCGGTTAGAACGTTCCCGCAAGCACCCCAACAACCACCCGTTTTTTCAGTTCAAAGTGCAGGAAGGGTGGCAGATAATTCACAGATGGAATTTGAAGCTAAGTCTGCTAGGGATGGTGCATG GTATGATGTTTCAACCTTTATATCACATAGGTCTCTTGAGACGGGTGATCCG GAAGTTTTTGTTCGATTTGCGGGTTTTGGAGCCGAAGAGGATGAATGGGTAAATGTTCGAAAGAACGTGAGACAAAGATCTCTTCCATGTGAAGCATCTGAATGTGTAGCTGTTCTTCCTGCTGATCTCATACTTTGTTTTCAG GAAGGAAAAGAGCAGGCTCTGTACTTTGATGCACATGTTCTAGATGCTCAAAGAAGGCGACACGATGTGCGAGGTTGTCGTTGTAGGTTTTTGGTGCGTTATGATCATGACCAATCTGAG gaAATTGTGGCGTTGAGGAAGATTTGTCGTAGACCTGAAACTGATTACAGGTTGCAGCAACTTCATGCTGTGAACGAGTCTATTGCTGCAAACCAGAACAAAAACGGtgctaataataataatcatacgGTCAGCACTTTGAGAGTCTATCCTCCAGCCGAAGTACAACCAAAGCAACATAAAGTGGAACCAGTGGCTGTACCTTCACCGTCGCCACCCGAAGCACCACAAAAACGCCAGAGGCTAGATTCAACGGTTGCACCAGAAGGATCACAACCGCAGTTTAAAGCAGAACCTGTGGTGGCTAATGTACCACAAAATCAGCAAACAGTACAACCTGCAGTACCTGTA GTTCCTGCACGTTCAGATGAAGTACCAGTTGAGTTGCAAAAAGTACAACCCTTGACATCTAATCCTATAATCGAAGTTGAGCCACGTAACGTAGCAGCCGATGTACCTTCTTTAAGTGAACCAAAACCGGAACTGCGAGCAGAAGAGCAGATATCTGAAGCAGTGGGCCCCGTCATTCCTCCATCAGCTGGAGCATTGCTAGAAGAGAAAACCGAGTTAGCTGAGCCACAGAAAGAACCGGTGGTTTCTGGCGCTTCAGTCGAAGTACCAGCGGAATTGCTTGATGTACAACCTGATGTACCTGATCAACCTCATACAAGCGCACTAGAGACTAAATTGGAGGACCCTGTGTTGTTTGTTTCTGTTGATGAACCTAATGTGGTTGAGGAGGTAATTGAGACCAAAACCGAGGATGTGGTGCCTGTTTCTAGTGGTGACCCTAATGTGGTTCAGGAGGCAATGGAGAGTAAAACAGAGGAAGCGGTGGTGCTTGTTTCTGGTAACAATCCTAATGTGGTTCAGGAGGCTAAAACATATGAATCTGTGGTGCCTATTGAATCTAATGTGGTTCAGGAGGCAATAGAGACTAAATCAGAGGAACCTGTGGTGCCTGTTGTGTCTAATGTGGCTCAGGAGGTTACAACAGAGGAACCTGTGGTTCCTGTTGACCCTCATGTGGCTCAGGAGGCTACAACCGAGGAGCCTGTGGTGCCTGTTGAGTCTAATGTGGCACAGGAGGCTACAACCGAGCAACCTGTGGTGCCTGATGACTCTAATTTGGCTACTACAACCGAGGAATCTGTGATGCTTGTTGACTCTAATGTGGCTCAGGAGCCTACAACCGAGGAACCTATGGTGCCTGTTGACTCTAATGTGGTTCATGAGGCTACAACTGAGGAGCCTGTGGTGCCTGTTGACACTAATGTGGCTCAGGAGGCTAAAACCGAGGAACCTGTGGTGCCTGTTGACCCTAATGTGGTTCAGGAGGCTAAAACCGAGGAACCTGTGATGCCTGTTGACCCTAATGTGGTTCAGGAGGCTAAAACCGAGGAACCTGTGGTGCCGGTAAATGATCCTACAGCTGGGATTGAAACTGAAATAGAGCAGCGAAAAGTTTCAGAGATGGAGATTGATGAGGAGAAGGCGGGTGATAATGCGGTAGAAAACATGGACGTGACACAAGAAAATGCTGCTGTAGCTATGGAAGAAGGATAG
- the LOC110885698 gene encoding RNA exonuclease 4: MKNPKQLNPNWAQLRQKLGYSNKSATETQHTILGKRKERSDNDNEEASDAELNVLTPTSSDSSITTEIAMDCEMVGVSPLGNKSALGRVTLVNKFGNVIYDEHVRPVDRVVDFRTQISGIRPRDLKKAKDFRIVQKEVAELLKGKILVGHALRNDLKALLLSHPKKDIRDTAEYQPFLKEGRSKALRHLAVEVLGVKIQNGEHCPIEDARAAMMLYVKKRREWEKSVKDLVKMKLKQKKRKPKKQRKEGSTAA, encoded by the exons ATGAAGAATCCGAAGCAGCTCAACCCCAACTGGGCTCAACTCCGTCAA AAATTAGGTTACTCGAACAAATCAGCAACAGAGACCCAACATACCATTTTAG GAAAACGTAAAGAGAGGTCTGATAATGATAATGAGGAGGCAAGTGATGCTGAATTGAATGTACTTACTCCTACTTCATCAGACTCAAG TATTACAACCGAGATAGCCATGGATTGTGAAATGGTCGGTGTCAGCCCTCTAGGAAACAAAAGCGCTCTTGGAAGAGTTACACTG GTAAATAAGTTTGGAAATGTTATATATGATGAGCATGTTCGTCCAGTTGATCGTGTGGTTGACTTTCGCACTCAAATAAGTGGTATCCGACCCCGTGACTTGAAAAAAG CGAAGGATTTCCGTATTGTTCAGAAGGAAGTAGCGGAATTGCTCAAAGGGAAGATCCTTGTTGGCCACGCGTTGCGCAACGATCTTAAG GCGTTGTTATTAAGTCATCCAAAGAAGGATATACGAGACACCGCAGAGTATCAACCGTTTCTAAA AGAAGGGCGTAGCAAAGCACTTAGACATCTTGCAGTCGAAGTCCTTGGTGTCAAGATTCAAAATGGCGAGCATTGTCCT ATAGAAGATGCTCGTGCTGCGATGATGCTTTACGTTAAGAAAAGGCGGGAATGGGAAAAAAGTGTCAAAGATTTAGTAAAGATGAAGTTAAAGCAGAAGAAACGTAAACCGAAGAAACAGAGAAAAGAAGGTTCAACAGCAGCTTAA